One window of Oryza brachyantha chromosome 12, ObraRS2, whole genome shotgun sequence genomic DNA carries:
- the LOC102713869 gene encoding scarecrow-like protein 34, which translates to MGSSADSFPASGEVNGGMRDACGVGAGEEEDDPSSLFLYLSDLAPVSPSAAYLDLPSSPSPLLPAPAEEGGKQAREESTPEDLVLPFISRMLMEEDIDDKFFYDYPDHPALLQAQQPFLDILSDPSSSANSDDLRLSPTSSSDASVSTALPRTPAAVNSYAAAAAAPRYGGSVEVDPPAVPQYGGGIELDPAAFFAAAAGANSDLMSSAFLKGMEEANKFLPTENKLVIDLEASSENYLRGVEEAKRFLPSDDKLQVGFNARSVAPGTAAAAPVVSVKKESVDVVVASIGGGRGRKNPYDDEELELEGGRSSKQTAVQGDDIAARAMFDQVMMPSHENCTEMMEKLRIAMQEEAAKNEAVSGKGANGKVKGGRRGGKDIVDLRTLLIHCAQAVATDDRRSATELLKQIKQHAKPTGDATQRLAHCFAEGLQARLAGTGSLVHQSLMAKRTSAVDILQAYQLYMAAICFKKVSFMFSNHTIFNASLGKKKIHIVDYGIQYGFQWPCFLRRISQREGGPPEVTITGIDLPQPGFRPTERIEETGRRLSKYAQEFHVPFKYNAIAATKMESVRKEDLNIAPDEVLIVNCQYQFRTLMDESVVIDSPRDIVLSNIKKMQPHVFIHAIVNGSFSAPFFVTRFREALFYYSALFDILDATTPRESEQRLLIEQTIFGRAALNVIACEGTDRVERPETYKQWQVRNQRAGFKQLPLNPNIVQIVRDKVKDCYHKDFVIDIDHQWLLQGWKGRILYAIATWAPNDALSYF; encoded by the coding sequence ATGGGCTCGTCGGCTGACTCGTTCCCGGCCTCCGGGGAAGTAAACGGCGGCATGCGGGACGCGTGCGGCGTcggggcgggggaggaggaggacgacccctcctccctcttcctctACCTCTCCGACCTCGCCCCCgtctccccctccgccgcctacCTCGACCTGCcctcctccccgtcgccgctcctccccgcccccgcggaggagggcggcaaGCAGGCGCGGGAGGAGTCCACGCCGGAGGACCTCGTGCTGCCCTTCATCTCCCGGATGCTGATGGAGGAGGACATCGACGACAAGTTCTTCTACGACTACCCCGACCACCCGGCGCTGCTCCAGGCGCAGCAGCCCTTCCTCGACATCCTCTCCGacccttcctcctccgccaaCTCCGACGACCTCCGCCTCTccccgacctcctcctccgacgccTCCGTCTCCACCGCCCTCCCCCGCACACCCGCCGCCGTCAACtcctacgccgccgccgccgccgcgccgcgctaTGGGGGCAGCGTCGAGGTCGACCCGCCCGCGGTCCCGCAGTACGGCGGGGGCATCGAGCTCGATCCCGCCgccttcttcgccgccgcggctgggGCCAACTCCGACCTCATGAGCTCCGCCTTCCTCAAGGGGATGGAGGAGGCGAACAAGTTCCTGCCCACCGAGAACAAGCTCGTCATCGACCTCGAGGCGTCCTCCGAGAACTACCTCAGGGGCGTCGAGGAGGCCAAGAGGTTCCTGCCCAGCGACGACAAGCTGCAGGTCGGATTCAATGCCCGCTCTGTTGCTCCGGGCACCGCCGCGGCAGCGCCTGTGGTGAGCGTGAAGAAGGAGTCGGTGGACGTGGTGGTGGCCtccatcggcggcggccgagggcgGAAGAACCCgtacgacgacgaggagctggagctagagggcggcaggagcAGCAAGCAGACCGCCGTGCAGGGGGACGATATCGCCGCGCGGGCCATGTTTGACCAGGTGATGATGCCCTCCCATGAGAATTGCACTGAGATGATGGAGAAGCTGCGGATCGCCAtgcaggaggaggcggccaagAATGAGGCTGTCAGCGGGAAGGGTGCAAACGGTAAGGTGAAAGGGGGCCGCCGGGGTGGGAAGGACATCGTGGACCTGCGCACGCTGCTCATCCACTGCGCGCAGGCCGTGGCCACTGACGATCGCCGGAGCGCCACCGAGCTGCTGAAGCAGATCAAGCAGCACGCAAAACCGACAGGCGACGCAACGCAGCGCCTTGCGCATTGCTTTGCTGAGGGCTTGCAGGCGCGCCTCGCTGGCACGGGTAGTCTGGTACACCAGTCTCTTATGGCTAAGCGCACCTCGGCCGTGGATATACTCCAAGCATACCAGCTGTACATGGCCGCCATCTGCTTCAAGAAGGTGTCCTTCATGTTCTCCAATCACACCATCTTCAATGCCTCCTTGGGTAAAAAGAAGATACATATTGTTGATTATGGTATACAATATGGGTTCCAGTGGCCATGCTTCCTAAGGCGGATATCGCAAAGGGAGGGTGGGCCACCAGAGGTGACGATCACCGGCATTGACCTCCCCCAGCCTGGTTTCCGCCCAACCGAGCGAATCGAGGAGACAGGGCGCCGGCTCAGTAAATATGCCCAGGAGTTTCATGTGCCATTCAAGTACAATGCTATTGCAGCAACTAAGATGGAGTCAGTCCGTAAAGAGGATCTGAACATTGCTCCTGATGAGGTGCTCATCGTGAATTGCCAGTATCAGTTTAGGACCTTGATGGATGAGAGCGTTGTGATTGACAGCCCGAGGGATATTGTGCTCAGCAACATCAAGAAGATGCAGCCTCATGTGTTCATCCATGCAATAGTGAATGGCTCATTTAGTGCACCGTTCTTTGTGACACGGTTCCGGGAGGCTTTGTTCTATTACTCAGCCTTGTTTGATATTCTGGATGCAACTACCCCAAGGGAAAGTGAACAGCGGCTGCTGATTGAGCAAACCATCTTTGGGCGAGCTGCTCTGAATGTCATTGCGTGTGAGGGAACAGATCGGGTGGAGCGTCCTGAGACATACAAGCAATGGCAGGTGCGGAATCAACGGGCTGGCTTTAAACAGCTGCCACTGAATCCAAACATTGTTCAGATAGTGCGGGACAAGGTCAAGGACTGCTACCACAAGGACTTCGTGATAGACATAGATCACCAATGGCTCTTGCAGGGATGGAAGGGCCGCATACTCTATGCCATCGCAACATGGGCACCAAATGATGCTCTCTCTTATTTTTAG